From Pelotomaculum schinkii, the proteins below share one genomic window:
- the pstA gene encoding phosphate ABC transporter permease PstA: MSARLADKVATIVFWACALMVIVILGSMIGYILYHGGKSIDWDFLTKPPQVIQAGGGIGPQIFNSFYLLVLSMLFTIPIGLLGGVYLAEYARNSRLTEIIRLCIETLNSLPSIVVGLFGLLVFVNMTGWGYSLMSGALALTVINLPLMVRFTEEAVQGVPDSLREASVALGANRWQTIIKVVLPCAFPGLVSGAIITSGRVFGEAAALLFTAGMSSPALDFSQWNIFNSSSPLNPFRPAETLAVHIWKVNTEGLIPDLRRVADGSAAVLILIVLGFNLSARWLGRKIYRHMTAT; encoded by the coding sequence ATGAGCGCACGCCTGGCTGATAAGGTTGCCACAATTGTATTCTGGGCATGCGCCCTGATGGTGATCGTAATATTGGGGTCAATGATCGGGTACATTCTGTACCACGGTGGAAAATCAATCGACTGGGACTTCTTAACTAAACCACCCCAGGTCATCCAGGCTGGGGGCGGCATCGGCCCGCAGATTTTCAACTCCTTTTACCTGCTGGTACTTTCGATGTTGTTCACCATTCCCATTGGCCTACTGGGCGGGGTTTACCTGGCTGAATATGCCCGCAACAGCCGGCTGACCGAAATCATCCGTCTCTGCATTGAGACGCTCAACTCGTTGCCTTCTATTGTCGTAGGACTTTTTGGGCTCCTTGTTTTTGTCAATATGACCGGTTGGGGTTATTCTCTTATGTCCGGCGCGCTGGCACTGACCGTAATTAACCTGCCGCTCATGGTCCGTTTCACTGAGGAAGCCGTACAGGGCGTGCCGGACAGCTTGCGGGAAGCCAGTGTAGCCTTGGGCGCCAACCGCTGGCAAACCATTATTAAAGTCGTGCTGCCCTGTGCTTTTCCCGGTCTGGTCAGCGGCGCCATAATTACCTCCGGACGGGTGTTTGGCGAGGCCGCGGCGCTTCTATTCACTGCCGGCATGTCCAGCCCGGCCCTTGACTTCAGCCAGTGGAACATATTCAACTCCAGTTCGCCTCTGAATCCTTTCCGCCCGGCTGAGACCCTGGCCGTTCACATCTGGAAAGTGAATACCGAGGGACTTATTCCAGACCTGCGCAGGGTAGCTGACGGGTCCGCAGCAGTGCTGATCCTGATCGTGCTGGGCTTTAACCTGTCTGCTCGCTGGCTGGGACGCAAAATTTACCGGCACATGACAGCGACCTAA
- a CDS encoding UbiX family flavin prenyltransferase, with protein MRVVVGISGASGAVYGITVLKYLRQCQIEGHLILSRWARRTIELETDYTVEQVMELAHCCYPEDDMAAVVSSGSFNHQGMIIAPCSMKTLAAIASGYSDNLISRAADVAIKERRRLVLLPREAPLSPIHLENMLKLSRIGVVIMPPMPAFYHRPETVQEIVNHSAGRALELIGVENMLFHRWGNK; from the coding sequence TTGAGAGTTGTAGTTGGAATTTCCGGAGCCTCCGGGGCTGTTTACGGGATAACTGTTCTAAAATATTTGAGGCAGTGTCAAATTGAAGGACATCTCATTTTAAGCCGCTGGGCCAGACGTACTATTGAACTTGAAACTGACTATACGGTAGAGCAGGTAATGGAACTGGCCCACTGTTGCTATCCGGAAGACGATATGGCTGCAGTTGTCTCCAGTGGTTCCTTTAACCACCAGGGCATGATTATTGCTCCCTGCAGTATGAAAACCCTTGCTGCTATTGCGTCCGGTTATTCGGATAACCTGATCTCCCGGGCTGCGGATGTCGCTATTAAAGAAAGACGCAGACTGGTTCTGTTGCCGAGAGAAGCTCCCTTGAGCCCTATTCACCTTGAAAATATGCTAAAACTGTCACGTATCGGGGTAGTGATCATGCCGCCCATGCCTGCCTTCTACCATCGTCCGGAAACTGTTCAGGAGATCGTCAACCATTCAGCCGGGCGGGCACTGGAACTGATTGGTGTGGAAAACATGTTATTTCACCGCTGGGGTAATAAATAA
- a CDS encoding isocitrate lyase/PEP mutase family protein produces MSKGKLLRQLLAAREILVAPGAHDVLTGKIIEKAGFQAVYMTGYGQAASHLGMPDVGLLTMTEMVERAANFASALDIPVIADGDTGFGNAVNVMRTVRLYEKAGVAAIQLEDQVAPKKCGHMTGRQVVSIEEMVGKIKAAAEARQNPDLVIIARTDARTVLGIEEAIRRGRAYEEAGADVVFIESPETVDEMKEITSTFKVPVLANMVEGGRTPLLPAQELEYLGYHIVIFPTSSTYITAQAVKNLMEELRKTGTTQNILRQMISFTEFNKLIGLAEIRELENKFVLG; encoded by the coding sequence ATGAGTAAAGGGAAACTATTAAGACAACTACTTGCAGCCAGGGAAATACTGGTTGCTCCTGGAGCCCACGATGTATTAACAGGAAAGATTATTGAAAAAGCCGGTTTTCAAGCCGTTTATATGACCGGTTACGGTCAGGCGGCCAGCCATCTGGGTATGCCTGATGTGGGGCTGTTAACCATGACCGAGATGGTGGAGCGGGCTGCCAATTTTGCCAGTGCCCTTGATATTCCGGTTATTGCTGACGGGGACACCGGTTTCGGCAACGCCGTCAATGTAATGCGCACTGTGCGCTTATATGAAAAGGCCGGCGTAGCGGCAATTCAATTGGAAGACCAGGTTGCGCCAAAAAAATGCGGACACATGACGGGGCGTCAAGTCGTTTCAATAGAAGAAATGGTCGGCAAAATCAAGGCGGCTGCGGAGGCTCGCCAAAACCCGGATCTTGTTATCATTGCCCGCACCGATGCCAGGACTGTATTGGGGATTGAGGAGGCGATTCGCCGCGGCAGGGCTTATGAAGAAGCCGGGGCTGATGTGGTGTTTATTGAGTCGCCGGAGACTGTTGATGAAATGAAAGAGATTACATCAACCTTCAAGGTTCCGGTTTTGGCGAATATGGTTGAAGGGGGCCGGACGCCGCTCCTGCCTGCTCAGGAGTTGGAATATTTGGGCTATCATATTGTTATATTCCCGACTTCCTCGACTTACATAACAGCTCAGGCTGTGAAAAATTTGATGGAAGAATTAAGGAAAACAGGTACGACACAAAATATTTTGAGACAGATGATTTCCTTTACCGAGTTTAATAAACTTATCGGCCTGGCGGAGATCCGTGAATTGGAAAATAAATTTGTTTTAGGTTAG
- a CDS encoding glutamate mutase L: protein MAQVDLLVYDVGSTYTKVSAFIRKGKALVFAGRSQAPTTIENIETGLLNARQNLTQQMGCTDISSVKTLAASSAAGGLRMAALGYMPRVTAKAAKEVAMSAGARVLEVISHETPLDFRIQVLKEIRPDIILLAGGTDGGDAESLLENTGVIVKSRTRGVVIIAGNIEAQPQVEKDLQAAGIGTVRVPNVMPTIHELKVKPAREAIHREFIKQITHAKGLGELLEIVSDARVMPTPGAVLLGTELLAVGAPEQEGLGSVLVIDIGGATTDVHSVLPDLADLTIEEKGLVVLNEKQVSYRTVEGNLGLRVSATGIIETAGVGRVLAKVGLQGEELAREIQAYANYLEKEPEHISVTEKEKLFDEAMAITAIEIAVKRHAGYLSQSFDPVLGIVPGTPIGRDLRKVKSVIGVGGIFTHSPPEKVYEILNKAFADPGISLLPEEPIFFIDKNYLLYAVGVLAQECPADALSLVLNNLQIKI from the coding sequence ATGGCACAGGTTGATCTGCTAGTTTATGATGTGGGAAGCACCTATACCAAGGTATCTGCTTTTATCCGCAAGGGTAAAGCGTTGGTTTTTGCCGGTCGTTCTCAGGCGCCGACGACAATAGAGAATATTGAAACAGGCTTGCTCAACGCCCGTCAGAACCTGACGCAACAAATGGGCTGCACGGACATCAGCTCTGTCAAAACGCTGGCGGCCAGCTCGGCTGCCGGGGGATTGCGTATGGCAGCGCTGGGTTACATGCCGCGGGTTACCGCCAAGGCGGCCAAAGAGGTGGCAATGAGCGCCGGGGCCAGGGTGCTGGAGGTTATATCCCATGAGACTCCGCTGGATTTCCGGATCCAGGTCCTTAAGGAAATAAGGCCCGACATTATCCTCCTGGCGGGCGGCACTGATGGCGGTGACGCGGAATCCCTTCTTGAAAATACCGGGGTGATCGTAAAAAGCAGGACCCGGGGAGTAGTGATTATCGCCGGTAATATTGAGGCCCAGCCCCAAGTGGAAAAAGATCTTCAAGCTGCAGGAATTGGAACCGTCAGAGTGCCGAATGTGATGCCGACGATTCACGAACTCAAAGTCAAACCTGCCCGGGAGGCCATCCACCGGGAGTTTATCAAGCAAATTACCCATGCAAAAGGGTTGGGGGAGTTATTGGAGATTGTCTCCGACGCCAGGGTAATGCCAACCCCCGGAGCTGTTTTGCTGGGGACCGAACTTTTAGCGGTTGGCGCCCCGGAACAAGAGGGTCTGGGAAGTGTGCTGGTGATTGATATTGGCGGGGCTACGACTGACGTCCACTCGGTTTTACCTGATTTAGCTGATTTAACAATTGAAGAAAAAGGGCTGGTTGTATTAAACGAAAAGCAGGTTTCTTACCGGACAGTGGAGGGCAACCTGGGTTTGCGGGTTAGCGCCACTGGTATCATAGAAACCGCCGGCGTCGGCCGGGTTCTGGCCAAGGTGGGCCTGCAAGGAGAAGAGCTGGCGAGGGAAATTCAGGCTTACGCCAATTACCTGGAAAAAGAGCCGGAACATATCAGCGTTACGGAGAAGGAGAAGCTCTTTGACGAGGCTATGGCCATCACTGCTATTGAAATAGCGGTTAAACGGCACGCCGGATATTTGTCCCAGAGTTTTGATCCGGTCCTGGGGATAGTGCCCGGTACTCCGATAGGGCGGGATTTACGCAAAGTTAAGTCTGTTATTGGGGTTGGCGGTATTTTTACCCATTCCCCACCGGAAAAGGTTTATGAGATTCTCAATAAAGCTTTTGCTGATCCCGGGATTTCCCTGTTACCGGAAGAACCAATTTTTTTTATTGATAAAAATTATTTACTTTATGCCGTTGGCGTTCTGGCCCAAGAGTGCCCTGCCGATGCCCTGAGCCTGGTCCTTAATAATCTGCAAATAAAAATTTAA
- a CDS encoding 2-methylaconitate cis-trans isomerase PrpF family protein, with protein sequence MSDIRRISCAILRAGTSKGIFLKENDLPDDPRERDRKIMEIFGSPDVRQIDGLGGADPLTSKVAIIGPPSRPDADVDYTFGQVGITDPLVDYSGNCGNISSGVGPFAIDEGLVRAVEPVTRVRINNTNTGKILVAEVPVRNGKAMVAGDYKIDGVPGAGAKIMMDFAGTAGAATGKILPTGNLVDVLDIAGFGKLEASIVDVANPMVFVRAGDLGLTGIETPSEINGDKKMLALLEQIRGKTAVIIGMAKNEADALQRSPAFPMIAFVSGPQDYVAFTTGNKIKAGQVDLVSRLMYMQVMHKTYAGTGATCTGVAARIPGTIVNEMAGMPSSLVRIGHPAGVIDIEVEVQAEGHEVRLERAAFGRTARRIMDGYVYL encoded by the coding sequence ATGTCTGATATACGGAGGATTAGCTGCGCTATTTTGCGGGCTGGCACCAGCAAAGGTATATTTTTAAAGGAAAATGATTTGCCGGATGACCCGCGGGAAAGGGACCGGAAAATCATGGAAATTTTTGGTAGTCCGGATGTGCGGCAGATTGACGGATTGGGCGGAGCCGATCCTTTAACCAGCAAGGTAGCGATTATCGGGCCGCCTTCCCGCCCGGATGCCGACGTGGACTATACCTTTGGACAGGTCGGTATTACAGATCCGCTGGTAGATTACTCCGGGAATTGTGGCAATATATCCTCGGGAGTCGGCCCCTTCGCTATTGATGAAGGTCTGGTAAGGGCTGTAGAACCGGTCACCAGGGTGCGCATCAACAACACCAACACCGGAAAAATTCTGGTTGCCGAAGTCCCTGTGCGTAACGGCAAAGCCATGGTGGCGGGTGATTACAAAATCGACGGGGTCCCCGGCGCCGGCGCCAAAATAATGATGGATTTTGCGGGAACAGCGGGCGCTGCTACCGGTAAAATTTTACCTACCGGCAACCTGGTTGATGTCCTGGATATTGCCGGGTTCGGCAAGTTGGAAGCATCCATTGTGGATGTGGCCAATCCGATGGTTTTTGTACGGGCCGGTGATTTGGGGCTGACCGGTATTGAAACCCCGTCTGAGATTAACGGTGACAAAAAGATGTTGGCGCTTCTGGAACAGATCCGTGGCAAGACTGCCGTCATTATTGGCATGGCCAAAAATGAGGCGGACGCATTACAACGCTCTCCCGCTTTTCCGATGATTGCGTTCGTCAGCGGGCCCCAGGATTACGTTGCTTTTACGACCGGCAACAAAATCAAAGCCGGTCAGGTTGATTTGGTGTCAAGGCTGATGTATATGCAGGTTATGCACAAGACCTACGCCGGTACCGGCGCCACCTGTACAGGGGTGGCAGCCAGGATCCCGGGAACAATTGTCAACGAAATGGCTGGAATGCCATCCTCTCTGGTCCGGATTGGCCATCCGGCCGGAGTTATTGATATTGAGGTTGAAGTCCAGGCAGAAGGTCATGAGGTACGGTTGGAGAGGGCGGCCTTTGGACGTACGGCGCGCCGGATCATGGACGGTTACGTGTACCTTTAA
- a CDS encoding cobalamin-dependent protein (Presence of a B(12) (cobalamin)-binding domain implies dependence on cobalamin itself, in one of its several forms, or in some unusual lineages, dependence on a cobalamin-like analog.): MQERTKKIILDDYERVQAYEKVFGVEMPRIGLDGSVSGLPKPYPRVVSGVERSGYRITELGRRAAMTGIPVQNPILGRNSGEETYKESLEMYKTAGELGITLFHFVHSEATRHIDPLDGAELIEQSRGKGGITPSGERKLVRLGGGSKHPMRINATGDTPHLSIINSFIAGFDGTDIGPVIHVHFGGRGIHDYRTKVLNGYKALQVCADNNIFVQTDSHKHLVNIGGTDGMALAMCLLSEGLAIHAGLPCALSALQINVAGINLLADLALMRAFRQVMWSESLVVVPETFQNPPADLIAEQAHFARMAISAKLGGANFYRPKAAENVGIPTGSSMAKAIWATQNVFENTASYEISEPFIERRQTEIITEALAVLAAALELPGELSPEEICPGLWLKYGAEELIDRIVSAGKKGVLDAPRAGGWDLKRGVRTHRGKDGIRRYVPGYGPVNISPQRLSFTGEKVAVEAKPEVTQKGKVLLATVGADAHVVGINIIREVFEQSGYEVIFLRGMNLPETVAEVAAETKADVVGVSNLLGLGLSLFPRLDRRLKELEIRDKVLVMGGGRIAEKEEEHALFEEKIKTKGTGFLGIDGFFGPGTNPQDVVKWVSDYLSKRENENV, from the coding sequence ATGCAGGAAAGAACTAAAAAAATCATCCTGGATGACTATGAGAGGGTTCAGGCATACGAAAAAGTATTTGGCGTGGAGATGCCCAGGATCGGCCTGGACGGCTCGGTTAGCGGTTTACCAAAGCCGTATCCCCGCGTTGTCAGCGGGGTGGAACGCAGTGGTTACCGGATTACAGAATTGGGCAGGCGGGCGGCTATGACCGGAATCCCCGTCCAGAATCCGATCCTGGGCCGTAATTCCGGAGAAGAAACATATAAAGAGTCCCTGGAAATGTATAAAACGGCCGGGGAGCTCGGCATAACCCTGTTTCATTTTGTCCATTCGGAAGCCACCCGCCATATTGATCCCCTGGACGGGGCGGAGTTAATTGAGCAGTCCAGGGGGAAAGGCGGCATTACGCCGTCCGGGGAGCGGAAATTGGTCCGGCTTGGCGGAGGCTCGAAGCACCCGATGCGGATCAACGCCACGGGGGATACGCCGCATCTGTCGATCATCAATTCATTCATTGCCGGATTTGACGGTACCGATATAGGCCCGGTTATCCATGTCCATTTTGGGGGCCGCGGTATTCATGACTACAGGACCAAAGTACTAAACGGCTATAAAGCGCTTCAGGTATGCGCGGACAACAATATTTTCGTGCAAACTGATTCCCACAAGCACCTTGTCAATATCGGCGGAACCGACGGCATGGCTTTAGCCATGTGTCTATTGTCCGAGGGCCTGGCCATCCATGCCGGTCTGCCATGCGCCCTTAGCGCGCTTCAGATTAATGTGGCGGGGATTAATCTTTTGGCCGACCTTGCCTTGATGCGGGCCTTCAGACAGGTTATGTGGAGCGAGTCGCTGGTTGTAGTGCCCGAGACCTTCCAGAACCCGCCGGCCGACCTGATTGCCGAGCAAGCCCACTTTGCCCGGATGGCCATCAGCGCCAAGCTGGGAGGAGCGAACTTTTACCGGCCTAAAGCTGCAGAAAACGTAGGTATTCCGACCGGCTCTTCGATGGCCAAAGCGATTTGGGCCACCCAAAATGTTTTTGAAAACACAGCGTCGTACGAAATCAGCGAGCCTTTCATAGAACGCAGGCAGACTGAGATTATCACCGAGGCATTGGCTGTGCTGGCGGCCGCCCTTGAACTGCCCGGAGAGTTGTCTCCGGAGGAAATCTGCCCCGGTTTATGGTTGAAGTACGGGGCCGAGGAGCTGATCGACAGGATTGTTTCCGCCGGTAAAAAGGGCGTCCTGGATGCCCCCAGAGCGGGTGGTTGGGACCTGAAGCGAGGGGTGCGGACGCACCGTGGAAAAGATGGTATTCGCCGTTATGTGCCTGGTTACGGCCCGGTGAACATTTCTCCACAGAGACTTTCCTTTACCGGAGAAAAAGTTGCTGTGGAAGCTAAACCCGAGGTTACTCAAAAGGGAAAGGTGCTTTTAGCCACAGTTGGGGCAGACGCCCACGTGGTTGGTATCAATATTATCCGGGAAGTGTTTGAACAGTCCGGTTATGAAGTCATATTTTTACGGGGCATGAATTTACCCGAAACGGTAGCTGAGGTGGCTGCCGAGACTAAAGCGGATGTGGTCGGCGTGAGCAACCTTTTAGGATTGGGGCTCAGCTTGTTTCCCAGGCTGGACCGGCGCCTAAAAGAACTGGAAATCAGGGATAAGGTGCTGGTCATGGGCGGCGGACGCATTGCTGAAAAGGAAGAGGAACATGCTTTATTCGAAGAAAAAATAAAAACAAAAGGGACGGGTTTCTTAGGTATAGATGGTTTCTTTGGTCCCGGAACCAACCCACAGGATGTTGTCAAGTGGGTTTCCGACTATTTAAGCAAGAGGGAGAATGAAAATGTCTGA
- a CDS encoding L-serine ammonia-lyase, iron-sulfur-dependent, subunit alpha — MLDKILELVEKKRYRIGSLTFGETIEIASELDLPVSEVVLAEAMFRNSMTKQEVLNAVINAFAHNLYAAEVGITSGSSFLFGKVAKELAEQNFARRLIEDDLINRILVYTLAAQVGNHSCGLQPCAGTGDSCTYTGLFKALKETVEDKEELARAVAVMLKVGTIFRAGKTSTGCNMEGFGAGAAAAAATLVELRKGSPQAMAKAVVLALSPTIGNPCTPRVTVAGLCATHIGGGVLIGNLAANLALHTNIPVNVPVDVMIAMAAAVHPVSAQHIVPVVIKYMQPFFKTNLDVDYYVNGQIKEQEQQTIKDTMAYALHEARALAEKANSIVKPFGEAVVGGSSQAVGSPTNAARIAHVLAKGEIKGVKIELYPELFARRGINVPGILMGAVLGVGTDDSAAYRKIMQKVREMKINVEILQVDEPQMQRVTVLAAGQNAMVETLNRGGARLTLKNASPSLQEARKAARRLGIVLVD, encoded by the coding sequence GTGTTGGATAAGATCCTGGAGCTAGTTGAAAAAAAAAGGTACCGGATTGGCAGTCTAACCTTTGGCGAGACTATTGAGATTGCCTCTGAACTGGATCTGCCCGTGAGCGAGGTTGTCCTGGCGGAGGCCATGTTCCGGAATTCCATGACAAAACAAGAAGTATTGAATGCTGTGATAAACGCTTTTGCTCATAATCTTTATGCTGCTGAAGTCGGTATTACCTCCGGCTCAAGCTTTTTATTCGGTAAAGTAGCCAAAGAACTGGCAGAGCAAAACTTTGCCAGACGCTTAATTGAAGATGATTTGATCAATAGAATTTTAGTTTATACTCTGGCCGCTCAGGTGGGTAACCATTCATGCGGCCTGCAGCCCTGTGCCGGAACAGGAGATTCGTGTACCTATACCGGGTTGTTCAAGGCCTTGAAAGAAACTGTTGAGGATAAGGAAGAACTGGCCAGAGCGGTAGCTGTCATGCTCAAAGTGGGCACCATTTTCCGGGCCGGTAAGACTTCAACCGGCTGCAATATGGAAGGCTTTGGCGCCGGGGCGGCTGCTGCCGCGGCAACCCTGGTGGAACTCCGTAAAGGCTCTCCCCAGGCCATGGCTAAAGCGGTGGTCCTGGCCCTGTCTCCCACCATCGGTAATCCGTGTACTCCCCGGGTAACGGTTGCGGGACTTTGCGCCACTCATATCGGCGGAGGAGTGCTTATCGGCAACCTGGCTGCTAACCTGGCCCTGCATACCAACATTCCGGTCAACGTGCCGGTTGACGTGATGATCGCCATGGCGGCGGCGGTTCATCCCGTATCGGCTCAACACATAGTACCGGTAGTGATTAAATACATGCAGCCATTTTTTAAGACAAATCTTGATGTTGATTACTATGTAAACGGCCAGATTAAAGAACAGGAACAGCAAACAATTAAAGATACCATGGCTTATGCTTTGCATGAGGCCCGTGCTTTAGCGGAAAAAGCAAATTCCATTGTCAAACCTTTTGGCGAGGCCGTGGTTGGAGGCAGCAGCCAGGCTGTGGGTTCGCCCACAAATGCCGCTCGGATTGCCCATGTCTTGGCCAAAGGTGAAATCAAAGGCGTAAAAATTGAGTTGTATCCTGAATTGTTTGCCCGCCGCGGCATTAACGTTCCCGGAATTTTAATGGGGGCGGTCTTAGGGGTAGGCACCGATGACAGCGCGGCCTACCGGAAGATTATGCAGAAGGTTCGAGAAATGAAAATAAATGTGGAAATCCTGCAGGTGGATGAACCCCAGATGCAACGGGTTACTGTACTTGCTGCCGGGCAGAATGCAATGGTGGAGACCCTTAACAGGGGCGGCGCCCGCCTGACGCTGAAAAACGCGAGCCCGTCCCTGCAGGAGGCGCGGAAAGCAGCCAGGCGGTTGGGAATTGTGTTAGTTGACTAG
- a CDS encoding NAD(P)-dependent oxidoreductase: protein MRVGFIGLGAMGKPMAINILRGGYSLIVNPHVNKKVVQELVALGAVRAATPKELAGQVDVLITMLPNGPIVEEVLLGEQGFFAGAKPGSTVIDMSSVAPGFSRKMAEIASKRQLNYLDAPVSGGVKGATEGALTIMVGGAPETVNRFRPLLEVIGKKIYHVGDVGAGDAVKLVNNLLLAVNMAAAAEGFVLGTKLGLNPQTLFDVIRASSGDSYALAAKMPHFIFKGNFAPGFTVDLQYKDLELAIQTAKELKVPMLLTCTVQQIFEQARAAGLGREDICAVIKPLEELLGIEVRL from the coding sequence GTGAGGGTAGGTTTTATCGGACTTGGCGCCATGGGTAAACCGATGGCTATAAATATACTGCGTGGCGGATACAGCCTGATTGTCAATCCCCACGTAAATAAAAAAGTGGTACAGGAACTGGTTGCTTTAGGGGCTGTGAGAGCCGCCACACCGAAGGAGCTGGCCGGACAGGTGGATGTGTTGATTACCATGCTGCCGAACGGACCCATTGTTGAAGAAGTGCTTCTAGGCGAACAGGGTTTTTTTGCCGGGGCAAAGCCCGGTTCGACAGTTATCGACATGTCCAGTGTAGCGCCCGGCTTCAGCCGGAAAATGGCCGAAATCGCCTCCAAGCGGCAGTTAAATTACTTGGATGCGCCGGTAAGCGGCGGTGTGAAAGGCGCGACTGAGGGCGCCCTTACCATCATGGTGGGAGGAGCGCCGGAAACGGTGAATCGTTTCCGCCCTTTGCTGGAGGTTATCGGCAAGAAGATTTACCATGTGGGTGACGTGGGGGCCGGTGACGCCGTCAAGCTTGTCAACAACCTTTTGCTGGCTGTCAATATGGCGGCGGCGGCCGAGGGATTCGTCCTGGGAACAAAATTAGGATTAAATCCTCAGACGTTGTTTGACGTAATTAGAGCTAGTTCTGGCGATAGCTATGCTCTCGCGGCAAAAATGCCGCATTTTATCTTCAAAGGAAATTTTGCTCCCGGATTTACCGTCGATCTGCAGTACAAGGATCTGGAATTAGCGATTCAAACAGCAAAAGAGCTTAAGGTCCCGATGCTTTTGACCTGCACGGTTCAACAGATCTTTGAACAGGCACGGGCCGCCGGGCTGGGCCGGGAAGATATCTGTGCCGTGATTAAACCGCTGGAGGAATTGTTGGGTATTGAAGTAAGGTTATAG
- a CDS encoding amino acid synthesis family protein: MEIRKIVAVVEETHKDGEKEVARPIRKAAAIAVIKNPFAGRYIEDLTELMVVGEQLGALLAERAVSALGIKKEDVQSYGKGAIVGENGELEHAAAILHPRLGKPFREQVGGGKAIIPSAKKLGGIGTSLDVPVHYKDAAFVRTHYDAMEVRLADAPRSNEILVALVVTDAGRPHARIGGLQREEVKGEDGLR; this comes from the coding sequence ATGGAGATTCGCAAAATTGTCGCTGTGGTGGAAGAAACTCACAAGGACGGAGAAAAAGAGGTTGCCAGGCCAATCCGTAAAGCCGCGGCCATTGCTGTGATCAAAAACCCCTTTGCCGGCCGGTATATTGAAGATTTGACCGAATTGATGGTCGTAGGGGAACAATTAGGGGCGTTGCTGGCCGAACGTGCCGTGAGCGCTTTAGGAATTAAAAAAGAAGATGTCCAAAGTTATGGCAAGGGCGCTATTGTTGGTGAAAACGGTGAACTTGAACATGCCGCCGCTATCCTTCATCCCCGTTTAGGCAAGCCTTTCAGAGAACAGGTCGGTGGGGGCAAAGCTATCATTCCTTCCGCCAAAAAGCTTGGTGGAATAGGGACGTCTTTGGATGTACCGGTTCACTATAAAGACGCGGCTTTTGTACGTACCCACTATGACGCGATGGAAGTCAGGCTGGCCGACGCCCCGCGGAGTAACGAAATACTGGTTGCTCTGGTCGTGACGGATGCCGGACGCCCCCACGCGCGTATCGGCGGATTGCAGAGGGAGGAAGTAAAAGGCGAAGACGGGCTTAGGTAG
- a CDS encoding UPF0280 family protein, with amino-acid sequence MITTLSNDRVFLDYGPMQMLLAASAGDRAMTAELRQAAAYAVKVLKELAEVQSLAKERNTANRLDPAEAPLALKLMVEAVEVAGDETLTPMAAVAGAFADIVADLLAAKGASKVLINNGGDIAVRLCDEEKTRIGLTPGIDSTGFTHVVNLAGKGCIGGVATSGLGGRSFTKGIAGAVTVLAHTARVADACATIVANHCFAVDPGIIQLPAEKIDPNTDIPGHLVTVHLGNLKPGTKEKALANGLAKAKELVDKDVIYGAVIFLDTGVAMVPEGLCQPK; translated from the coding sequence ATGATTACAACCTTGTCCAATGACCGGGTGTTTCTGGATTACGGTCCCATGCAGATGTTGCTGGCAGCCAGCGCCGGCGATCGCGCCATGACCGCCGAGTTACGGCAAGCGGCGGCTTATGCCGTCAAAGTTCTGAAAGAATTAGCTGAAGTGCAAAGCCTGGCTAAGGAAAGAAATACGGCAAACAGGCTTGACCCGGCGGAAGCGCCGTTGGCGTTGAAGTTGATGGTGGAGGCAGTGGAGGTTGCCGGTGATGAAACCCTCACGCCAATGGCGGCGGTAGCCGGAGCCTTTGCCGATATCGTTGCGGATCTGCTGGCGGCAAAGGGCGCGTCAAAGGTTCTGATCAATAACGGAGGTGATATTGCCGTAAGGTTATGCGATGAAGAAAAGACCAGGATCGGATTGACGCCAGGCATCGACTCAACCGGCTTTACTCATGTGGTTAACCTGGCAGGCAAGGGTTGTATCGGCGGGGTGGCCACCAGTGGTCTGGGAGGGCGCAGTTTTACCAAGGGCATTGCCGGCGCGGTGACTGTTTTGGCTCATACGGCCAGGGTTGCAGACGCCTGCGCCACCATTGTCGCCAACCATTGCTTTGCCGTGGACCCGGGCATTATTCAATTGCCCGCGGAGAAAATAGATCCCAACACGGATATACCCGGTCATCTGGTTACGGTTCACCTGGGAAATTTAAAACCGGGGACAAAAGAAAAAGCCCTGGCTAACGGGTTAGCTAAAGCAAAGGAGCTTGTTGACAAAGATGTTATTTATGGGGCGGTAATCTTTTTGGATACCGGGGTAGCCATGGTCCCGGAAGGATTATGTCAACCAAAATAA